Genomic DNA from Magnolia sinica isolate HGM2019 chromosome 4, MsV1, whole genome shotgun sequence:
GAGCACCAGCTGGTTCGATCCCCGGACCAGCACAGTCGTGGTGCGGCCCATATCCTTGATCCCCGTGATCTTCACGATCTTCCCATCGCCAAGTGACACCTCCTCGACACAGTCCGCAAACCCAAGCTTCTCCTCACGGAAATGCTCTATGTTAGCAATCGGCAGGCAGTTCAATGTCTTGGTGATGAACTCGATCTCATCACGCTCGACATCCTTGACAACGAGAATCTTTGCCTTGGCAAGATAATGCAGCGACAGATCAGTCACTGCGTCCCGCAGAATACTCTTCTGGATCAACAGCACATTGCATCCAGTAGCCCTGATCTTCTTAATCATGCCAAGAATGTAATTTCGCTCCTCCTTCAAGATCCGATCCATCTGTGTGTAATCTGAAACAACAATACTCTGCTCAATATCAGTCTTCGGCGGGGATATCTGGAACTGGATGACAGCGATCTTGGCATTCTCAACGCGGGTGGGCCCACCGGCGGAGTGGCTGACCTTCTTATCAAAGACGAGGCCTTTAACAAGCTCAGTGTCGTCGACAGTCCCGCCAAGCTTCTTGACGATCTTGACATCGCGGAGGTCAACAAGGCCCGGGCAGGAGGGGTCGACGATGGAGAGGACGGCATCGACAGCGAGTGGGGCGAGAAGCGTGGAGTACTGGCTGACGACCTTGCTGTTGAGGGAGGTGGCGGCAGATTTCACGAGAGCATCGCGGTCGGAGAGCTCGACGGGGACGGCCATCGCCGTCAGGACATCGACGGCCTTGATGGAGAGCTTGTGGAGTGAATCAGAGATAACTGTGGGATGGATGCCATTGGAAAGGAGGGAGAGGGCGTGCTTGAGGAGGGCGCCGGCAACGACAACGACGGTGGTAGTGCCGTCGCCGGCAGCCGAGTCCTGGGACTTGGAGAGTTCAACGAGCATCTTAGCGGCGGGCTGGAGGACCTGCATCGTGTTGAGGATGGTGGCCCCGTCGTTGGTGATGATCACGTCACCATTCCCGGTCGAGATCATCTTGTCCATGCCCTTGGGACCCAGCGACGTACGGACAGCATCGGCTACAGACCGGGCAGCAGAAATGTTCGCGGAGCGAACGTCGTCCTTGCGCTTGTTGTCGATGTAGCTCTCCGTCTTGAACGGCCGGGATTGGGAGACGGCCGGGGCTGCCATGCCGGGTGCTAACGTGCGCCGGGGAAATGTGGGTTAGGGTTTTGGTGAGAGGGAGAGGCTTTGGGGAAAGAAGAAGACAGAAGGAGAAAGAGCTTGAATTTTCGAGAAGAGGGAAGAAACCCTAACGACaggaaggggattggctggtgtaactcacatcagttatatagctgctgtgttgacgtcagcaagttctgtgggcctcatcataaggtatgtgttatatccaaaccgtccatccatttgacgagctagtcttaaggcttgagacaaaaaataagatagatataactatcaagtggactacactacaaaaagcagtggggattaaatgtctaccattgaaacccttttgggggttacagaagttttggatcaatataaaatttgttttttattctttattgaggtctttgtaaccttatgaaaagATTTGATAGAAAAttaacgttaaggtgggccctataaattttttaatggtgaaaattattatctccgctcctatttgtggtgtggcccagatgatctttggatatgattcagtttttggataatgctctaaaataatctctaaaaatagatgaacggtgtagatataataaatacatcaccatggggcatgtaaatttgatctcctttgaactgttcgtacaactcggctGTGTTAGCTGGTGTTATGTACACCAGCTAGTCCGCTTCCCGAACGACAAGCGCTATAGCGATTCGCGGGAGATGATAGAGGTGAAAGTGAAACGCGGCGCACGTGTGCGAGAACTGAACATGTATCActgtatcaggtgggccacaccttatgaGATGATTTGGTCCATTCATCCGATGGACTATCATTATAGGTTAGATGTAGGCCGTTGGCGATCTTCTTTTAACTGTCCTTTTTATCGGACGGGTGTGGCCCAGCTCATGAGCGGTTGGCCTGATCTATGGGCCAAAGCATGTTCGCgcattagggcatgtttgggtgaCTTAAGAGAGAGTAGTAGGGATAGGACTGTGTGGCTGTCTGTTTAACCGGTGAGGGATTGATATCTCCTACAAATTTTGCTGGATTCGGACGGGACTCCTAAGAGATTACTGAATCCCTCCATTGAGAATTCGCGTCGTCCGATCCCTCATCAAGCTCATCCCATGCACGTCTGCAGTCTATCGTACGAACTGCGGGATGGGATTTTTCAGGGCTTCTTGCTAGTAAGAGAGATAGCGAGTGAAGGGCTTTTGGCGCGAAATCACGATTATAAGGGTTGTCTTAGGTCGCGATGGCTGTTTTCATCAATTGGACATTGCCATCACGAGCTGACGGTGTCTGAGGGCTGAGGTAGGTATTCTTCCTTGCCCCCGGGCATGAAATGCCTAGATTTAGTGTCCAGAGTCCTGCATATTACAAAAAATGTGGGTTTTTTTAGCGAGTGAGAGGGTCGCAATGAATTTTCATGCCCGTGCCGTACCCCTGTCATCACCGGTGAAATAGGCCCTCCGAGATGCATTTGGCCTGTCTGGCTGACTGTCATGGCTTCGGGATTTCTGATAAATGTGTGCAGTTGGATTTCTTctttatatttcatatatattgtTTTTTAATCCTGAGGCTCAATCTTTCTTATACACATCTGATGTATTTCCCTGCATGGTTTCATTGTCTTAAAGTTCATTATCTCATCTCTGGATTTGTTGTAGGAGTATAATTGTGTGGGTTTTCTTCTATTTCGCATTACTGTTTCTCAGATTTAGGGTATttggattttgtttcttatattctttGCAATATCATGATCTTGGGGTTTTGGGTTCTCTGAATATATTTGTGGATTTTGTCATATGGATTTTCTTCAATTTAAATAAAGGTTATAGGTCTTATAATCTAGTTATTTCTCTAAATTTCCTGTGGATTGTTGTTCATGAATTCTGTTTACTTTCTTGGAAAGTTATTTTGGTAGATCTCATATATCTATTCATTGGACTTGAAATTCTGTTTTTTCTTATTGTTACCAGTGATCTCGGATGAATTTACTAGTGTTGGTTTTCCTTGAATTCCagttataaaaaattatttaaacatgtatgaaatccaatccacacatcaagtaggccctcTATGTGGATCTAGCTAAAATgcaatttatttaaatttaaacAATCCATTCATTTCACATGTGACCCACCTTATGAGTTGATAAGACTGACTAACCGGTCATCTCCATGGTTGCCTACTTGATGCAAGGCTTAGATGTCCACCAAAGCAAAAGGTAGATGCGTGCAAATTCAGGTAGTTGAATTTGTAGCCTAGATGATGGTAGAATTCATAGCCTGTCAAGAGGTATCTACCATTTAAACTGTCAAGTAGTGTGTTTGTGCAAGGATTCTAAAGTATGCTATTGTTCACATTCAGTTTAGACTGGAGCTAGTTGCTTGGTTTATATGTAGAGGAagaattgttttctttttgaacAGTTAGAGAGAGAAATTTGTTGTCTAGTTTGTTAATGAATTTG
This window encodes:
- the LOC131242810 gene encoding T-complex protein 1 subunit delta, encoding MAAPAVSQSRPFKTESYIDNKRKDDVRSANISAARSVADAVRTSLGPKGMDKMISTGNGDVIITNDGATILNTMQVLQPAAKMLVELSKSQDSAAGDGTTTVVVVAGALLKHALSLLSNGIHPTVISDSLHKLSIKAVDVLTAMAVPVELSDRDALVKSAATSLNSKVVSQYSTLLAPLAVDAVLSIVDPSCPGLVDLRDVKIVKKLGGTVDDTELVKGLVFDKKVSHSAGGPTRVENAKIAVIQFQISPPKTDIEQSIVVSDYTQMDRILKEERNYILGMIKKIRATGCNVLLIQKSILRDAVTDLSLHYLAKAKILVVKDVERDEIEFITKTLNCLPIANIEHFREEKLGFADCVEEVSLGDGKIVKITGIKDMGRTTTVLVRGSNQLVLDEAERSLHDALCVIRCLVNKRFLIAGGGAPEIELSRQLGAWAKVLQGMESYCVREFAEALEVIPYTLAENAGLNPIAIVTELRNRHAQGEINAGINVRKGQITNILEENVVQPLLVSTSAITLATECVRMILKIDDIITVR